In one Acidobacteriota bacterium genomic region, the following are encoded:
- a CDS encoding redox-sensing transcriptional repressor Rex, with protein MNRASYRTIGRLTHYWRALRDLETEGQTYAYSHLLAAKAQVTAAQVRRDIMVLGYSGTPARGYEVRRLIECIEAYVFPSSEQRAAIAGVGNIGLALLKFFTGRRPNLRVTASFEADPEKFDRLIYGCRCHSIDSAGEVIRREGISVGIIAVPDTEAQYVADVFVAAGIRGILNFARTPLEVPAGVYVENIDLAMSLDRVAFFARRSLKTEQAASPAQAPSTIKESTS; from the coding sequence TTGAACAGGGCATCGTATCGGACCATAGGGCGCTTAACTCATTACTGGAGAGCGCTTAGAGACCTCGAGACCGAGGGGCAGACGTACGCGTACTCCCACCTCCTTGCGGCCAAAGCGCAGGTGACGGCAGCCCAGGTCCGCCGGGACATCATGGTTCTCGGGTACAGCGGCACCCCGGCACGGGGGTACGAGGTGCGCCGGCTGATCGAGTGCATCGAGGCCTACGTTTTCCCCTCGAGCGAACAGCGCGCGGCCATCGCGGGGGTGGGAAACATCGGTCTCGCCCTTCTGAAATTCTTCACCGGCCGCCGGCCGAACCTCCGGGTCACGGCCAGCTTCGAGGCCGACCCGGAAAAGTTCGACCGGCTGATTTACGGGTGCCGGTGCCACTCGATCGACAGCGCCGGGGAAGTGATCCGCCGGGAGGGGATCAGCGTGGGCATCATCGCGGTCCCGGACACCGAAGCCCAATACGTGGCCGATGTCTTCGTCGCCGCCGGGATCCGGGGCATCCTGAATTTCGCCCGGACCCCGCTCGAGGTGCCCGCGGGGGTTTACGTGGAGAACATCGACCTGGCCATGTCTCTGGACAGAGTGGCCTTTTTTGCGCGCCGGTCCCTGAAAACGGAACAGGCGGCCTCGCCGGCCCAGGCGCCATCGACGATAAAGGAGAGCACATCATGA
- the nuoE gene encoding NADH-quinone oxidoreductase subunit NuoE, whose protein sequence is MNDVESVLKKFPRAGRDALIPILQEVQESQGYLSREAVARIGRHLRLPATKIYGVATFYNQFRFQPRGKYHFTVCRGTACHVKGSNRVLEMAEKMLKLKAGQTSRDRLFSLETVACMGACGLSPVMNLNGEFYAKVTPQKLVKIIQECRETESKNES, encoded by the coding sequence ATGAACGACGTGGAATCGGTCCTGAAGAAATTCCCGCGGGCGGGCAGGGACGCCCTTATTCCCATCCTGCAGGAGGTTCAGGAAAGCCAGGGGTATCTCTCCCGTGAAGCGGTGGCCCGGATCGGCAGACACCTCAGGCTGCCGGCCACGAAGATCTACGGGGTGGCGACATTCTACAACCAATTCCGGTTCCAGCCCCGCGGCAAGTACCACTTCACCGTCTGCCGGGGGACCGCATGCCACGTCAAGGGATCCAACCGGGTGCTGGAAATGGCCGAAAAGATGCTGAAGCTCAAGGCGGGGCAGACTTCGCGCGACCGGTTGTTCAGCCTGGAAACGGTGGCCTGCATGGGAGCGTGCGGACTCTCCCCGGTCATGAACCTCAACGGCGAGTTTTACGCGAAGGTCACCCCCCAGAAGCTGGTCAAAATCATCCAGGAATGCAGAGAAACGGAGTCCAAAAATGAGTCTTAA